The following coding sequences are from one Sesamum indicum cultivar Zhongzhi No. 13 linkage group LG11, S_indicum_v1.0, whole genome shotgun sequence window:
- the LOC105173657 gene encoding protein BIG GRAIN 1-like A has product MAMWERQTQKQRRKTPSFSSSLLDAIYHSIDEPRGTDGQQEVDNCFLHRRKNAAQVEEEIESLRRAIMVEKWMENYGTTTTPRHLSSNSGSSTDSSLFSSSETDSSASRSSVFPLQKPKNAQKLPAERPGKILQLETTPKREGRFTRTKSRAMKIYGDLKKVKEPISPGGKIANFLNSIFSPRNLKKNQDLEEWSSVRKSRSMKDTATCSLASRSCLSKNPSSRGNKSKRSVRFCPVSVIVNEDCQPCGHKSIYDDEYSVSASVPSIGSQFIKKNIDSFRLYEGKNPRKHEFRDFYENESDVDDKSCASSDLFELENIGRVGIGAYEEELPVYGTTSLKMNQAIASGLIM; this is encoded by the coding sequence ATGGCTATGTGGGAGAGGCAGACGCAGAAACAACGGCGTAAAACACCGTCATTTTCTTCGTCCCTCCTCGACGCCATTTACCATTCCATTGATGAACCTAGAGGCACCGACGGGCAACAAGAAGTGGACAACTGTTTCCTCCACAGAAGAAAGAATGCTGCACAAGTTGAAGAAGAGATCGAAAGCCTGCGACGGGCGATCATGGTAGAGAAATGGATGGAAAACTACGGCACTACCACCACTCCAAGGCACCTCTCTTCCAACTCAGGATCATCAACAGATTCAAGCTTATTTTCGTCATCCGAAACAGACTCCTCAGCTTCAAGATCATCGGTTTTTCCTCTGCAGAAACCGAAAAATGCTCAGAAACTTCCTGCAGAGAGGCCAGGAAAGATTTTACAGCTCGAGACAACGCCAAAGCGCGAAGGCCGGTTCACGAGGACTAAATCAAGGGCGATGAAGATTTATGGAGACTTGAAGAAGGTGAAAGAGCCCATTTCACCAGGTGGCAAAATAGCAAACTTCTTGAACTCCATATTCAGTCCAAGAAACCTGAAGAAAAATCAGGACCTGGAGGAATGGAGCTCTGTAAGAAAGTCAAGATCAATGAAAGATACAGCAACATGTTCATTGGCCTCAAGATCCTGCCTGAGTAAAAACCCTTCTTCCAGAGGTAATAAATCTAAGAGGTCTGTCAGATTTTGCCCTGTCAGTGTCATTGTTAATGAGGATTGCCAGCCCTGTGGCCACAAGAGCATATATGATGACGAGTATTCAGTCAGTGCATCAGTGCCAAGTATCGGCAGCCAGtttatcaagaaaaacatCGACAGTTTTCGACTCTACGAGGGCAAGAATCCAAGAAAACATGAATTCAGGGACTTCTATGAGAATGAAAGTGATGTTGATGATAAGAGCTGCGCCAGCTCTGATCTCTTCGAGCTCGAAAACATCGGTCGGGTCGGGATCGGAGCATATGAAGAAGAACTTCCAGTATATGGAACCACAAGTCTTAAGATGAATCAGGCCATTGCTAGTGGTTTGATAATGTAG
- the LOC105173658 gene encoding vacuolar protein sorting-associated protein 2 homolog 1 encodes MSFLFGKRKTPAELLRENKRMLDKSIREIERERQGLQTQEKKLIAEIKKSAKQGQMGAVKVMAKDLIRTRHQIEKFYKLKSQLQGVSLRIQTLKSTQAMGEAMKGVTKAMGQMNRQMNLPSLQRIMQEFERQNEKMELTSEVMADAIDDALEGDEEEEETEELVSQVLDEIGIDINSELVNAPSSAVAAPAAKNKVPQAEATGNDDGGIDSDLQARLDNLRRM; translated from the exons AtgagttttctttttgggAAGAGGAAGACTCCCGCAG AGCTTCTGCGGGAAAATAAGAGAATGCTTGATAAATCGATCCGGGAAATAGAGAGGGAGAGACAGGGTTTGCAAACGCAAGAGAAGAAACTCATTGCAGAGATAAAGAAAAGCGCCAAGCAAGGGCAGATG GGAGCTGTTAAGGTGATGGCCAAAGATCTTATCAGAACCCGACATCAGATTGAAAAGTTTTACAAGCTTAAATCACAACTTCAAGGTGTCTCTCTCAGAATTCAG ACTTTAAAATCAACACAAGCAATGGGGGAGGCAATGAAAGGCGTTACTAAGGCGATGGGGCAAATGAATAGGCAGATGAACCTACCTTCTCTGCAGAGGATAATGCAAGAATTTGAAAGGCAGAATGAGAAGATGGAACTAACCAGTGAAGTCATGGCAGATGCCATTGATGATGCATTGGAaggagatgaagaagaagaagagacgGAAGAATTGGTGAGTCAGGTTCTTGACGAGATTGGCATCGACATCAATTCTGAG CTTGTTAATGCACCATCCTCAGCTGTAGCTGCCCCAGCTGCAAAGAATAAGGTTCCACAAGCTGAAGCGACTGGAAATGATGATGGTGGAATAGACAGTGACCTCCAGGCCAGGTTAGACAATTTGAGGAGGATGTAA